One window from the genome of Papilio machaon chromosome 6, ilPapMach1.1, whole genome shotgun sequence encodes:
- the LOC106716587 gene encoding probable tRNA N6-adenosine threonylcarbamoyltransferase, mitochondrial: MWLTKCSKLYCNKLSPFNGLTKRTLSSSGKATVLGIETSCDDTGCAVVNSEATILGEFLHSQNEIHVKYGGVNPINAWELHRDNIESVVNTALDNARIGLNHIDAIAVTTKPGLLLSLMIGVKYANFLAKKYQKPIIPVHHMEAHALVTRIYYDIPFPYLALLISGGHCLLTVVNDVDNFLLIGQTLDNAPGEVMDKAARRMKLKNMPEYSLISGGRAIELAAKNATNPTLFKFPIPLQRNRDCDFSFSGLKDSLVRKVIKKESEHGLMGDEIIPEVYDLCSSFQTSITKHLAHRLERAIKFCEVKNLLCNSAKNIVVSGGVACNDYIYSNLKSVVNHLGYNLYRPPHRVCTDNGIMIAWNGIEKTRKGIETCNFISQSDVDPTAPLGVNIRNQVKEANITVKSPRFSEVD; encoded by the coding sequence atgtggCTGACAAAGTGttctaaattatattgcaataaattaaGTCCTTTTAACGGATTAACTAAAAGAACCCTTAGTTCTTCGGGTAAAGCGACTGTATTAGGCATTGAAACATCTTGTGACGATACCGGTTGTGCTGTAGTGAACAGTGAGGCTACTATATTGGGGGAATTTTTACATTCGCAAAATGAAATCCATGTTAAGTATGGTGGTGTGAATCCAATAAACGCTTGGGAGCTTCATCGTGATAACATAGAATCAGTTGTAAATACAGCTTTAGATAATGCTAGAATCGGTTTAAACCATATTGATGCAATAGCAGTTACCACAAAACCTGGGCTTTTGCTAAGCTTAATGATAGGTGTGAAATATGCAAATTTCCTtgccaaaaaatatcaaaagccAATAATACCAGTACACCATATGGAAGCCCATGCATTAGTTACAAGAATATATTATGATATACCATTTCCTTATTTGGCACTGCTGATATCAGGAGGACATTGCCTTTTAACTGTTGTTAATgatgttgataattttttactgaTCGGCCAGACTTTAGATAATGCCCCTGGTGAAGTGATGGATAAGGCTGCTCGGAGAATGAAGTTAAAGAATATGCCCGAGTATTCACTTATATCTGGAGGTAGAGCAATAGAGTTAGCTGCTAAGAATGCTACAAATCCTACCTTGTTTAAATTTCCTATACCATTGCAGAGAAATAGGGACTGCGACTTTAGTTTTAGTGGACTAAAAGATTCACTGGTGAGGAAAGTAATTAAGAAGGAATCTGAGCATGGATTAATGGGTGATGAAATTATTCCTGAAGTATATGATTTGTGTTCATCTTTTCAGACCAGTATTACTAAACATTTAGCACACAGACTTGAGAGggctataaaattttgtgaagtAAAAAACTTGTTATGTAACAGTGCTAAGAATATTGTAGTATCTGGTGGTGTTGCCTGCAATGATTATATTTactctaatttaaaaagtgttgTTAACCATTTGGGCTACAATTTATATAGACCACCTCATAGAGTATGCACAGACAATGGCATTATGATTGCTTGGAATGGTATTGAAAAAACAAGAAAAGGCATAGaaacttgtaattttatatctcaAAGTGATGTAGATCCAACTGCTCCTTTGGGTGTTAATATAAGAAATCAAGTGAAAGAAGCAAATATAACAGTAAAAAGTCCTAGATTCAGCGAAGTTGactaa